A genome region from Schistocerca nitens isolate TAMUIC-IGC-003100 chromosome 4, iqSchNite1.1, whole genome shotgun sequence includes the following:
- the LOC126252950 gene encoding uncharacterized protein LOC126252950, which translates to MADMRLSFEVWKQIIKWYWKFKNVAAVRRQWRSEYGTEPPSRLTITHLRDKFEIHGTVCDVHKGRPGRPRTATSDDSTTAVLELFQRSPQKSSRQAACESNVSASSVLCILKKGKFCVYIPRLVQQLSDNDPDQRLEFCEWVQEMVRRELGFMGSIILSDEAQFKLNGTVNWQKCVYWAEDNPHITVEKAVNLPGVKLWCGLSARGLIGPFRFEGTVTGEMYLTMLADSIYPAICALYGNDEFYFQQDGAPPHCHRDV; encoded by the coding sequence atggcggacatgcgtttgagctttgaagtgtggaagcagataattaagtggtactggaagtttaagaatgtagctgcggttcgaagacagtggagaagtgagtatggtacagaaccaccttcaaggttaacaattacacatctacgagacaaattcgaaattcatggaacagtgtgtgatgtgcataaaggtcgaccagggcgacctcgtacagctacaagtgatgattccacaactgcggtcttggaactgtttcagcgttcgcctcaaaaatcttcaaggcaagcggcatgtgagagtaatgtaagtgctagtagtgtgctatgcattctgaagaaaggcaagttttgtgtgtacattccaaggctggtgcaacagctaagtgacaacGATCCAGAtcaaaggttagaattttgtgaatgggttcaggagatggtgagacgtgaactgggatttatgggtagcataattttgtcagatgaagcccaattcaaactcaatggaactgtcaattggCAGAagtgtgtgtactgggctgaagataatcctcacattacagttgaaaaggctgtgaatttgcctggtgtaaaattgtggtgtggtttgtctgcaaggggactcattgggcctttccgctttgaaggtactgttactggagaaatgtacctaacaatgcttgctgactccatatacCCTGCCAtttgtgcattatacggtaatgatgagttttatttccaacaagatggcgccccgccgcactgtcATAGGGACGTATGA